Sequence from the Methanothermobacter sp. genome:
AGGATTATTCTTACTACCCGCCCCCCGCCTATGAATGATATTTTCATTTAAATCATCATTTCATTTTTCTTTCACAGTCCATACAGTAATCTGTGTCCCTGTCGGTTTTGAATAGTTTGCCGCATCCCTTACAGTTAACATATCTGAGTCCTGATTTTTTCTTTTCAAGGATACCTGTCTGGCATGCACAGGCCCTTGAGGTGATCATGGCCTTTATTTTACCCTCAAAGCCCTTTTCTTCTTTGACCATTGAATTCACCATAAAAAGTGGATCAGGAGAGGATCTTCATTATCTCTTCCTTTGAGGCGACCCTTCCCATGATTTTGAGTTCACCGTCAACTGCAAGTCCAGGGAGGGCTGTGAGTCCCGCTTCGAGTATCTCGTCCATGTCCTTTACCTTCTCGAACTCTGCATCTATTCCCAGTTCCTTAACGGCTTCCCTTGCATTTTTCTCAAGCATCTGGCAGTTTGCACATCCTGTACCGTATATCTGTATCTTCATCTTATCACCTCAATCATATTATTAGGTTGAATAGGTAACCTGTAAGTGTTATGGAGACTGCGAGTATTGCTATGAATGTTCCAAGTAGCCTGGGCTTCATAACCTTCCTGAGGATTATCATTTCAGGAAGGGATAGGGCTGTTATTGACATCATGAGTGCCAGGGCGGTTCCTGCGGCCATTCCCTTCTCTATGAGTGCTGATATGAGGGGTATGGTCCCTGCTGCATTTGAATAGAGGGGGACACCTATGAGTACGGCCATGGGTACTGCGAGGATGTTGTCTGAACCGGCATATTGCAGCAGGAAATCGGATGGGAGATAGCCGTGTATCCATCCGCCTATGGCTATCGCGATTATTATGTAGGGTGAGACCCTGCGAAGTATATCCTTCATTTCGTTTTTTGCTATGATGTATCTTTCCCTGAGGGTTGGTTTAGGGAGCTCAACATCTGCTGTGCCCAGCGCCTTCATCTTCTCAAGTGTCTCATAGACGTAGTCCTCAAGCTGGCTTTCCATTTTGAGTTTTCCTATGAGCACACCGCCGATTACCGCTATTAGGTACCCTGATATGATGTAGAATGTGGTTATCTGCCATCCAAAGAGTCCCAGTAGGAGCACTATTGCTATTTCGTTTATCATGGGTGATGATATGAGAAATGAGAATGTGGCTCCCAGGGGCACGCCAGCCTCAACGAACCCTATGAATAGTGGGACCGCAGAACATGAGCAGAATGGTGTTATTATACCTACAAGGGCTGCAATGAAGTTTCCCGTATACTTGTGCC
This genomic interval carries:
- a CDS encoding permease, translating into MLQEFADYVTYNLIGLEPASHLGSAVNFFIYDTIKIFILLATLIFFISFIRTYIPPNRVREILEKRHKYTGNFIAALVGIITPFCSCSAVPLFIGFVEAGVPLGATFSFLISSPMINEIAIVLLLGLFGWQITTFYIISGYLIAVIGGVLIGKLKMESQLEDYVYETLEKMKALGTADVELPKPTLRERYIIAKNEMKDILRRVSPYIIIAIAIGGWIHGYLPSDFLLQYAGSDNILAVPMAVLIGVPLYSNAAGTIPLISALIEKGMAAGTALALMMSITALSLPEMIILRKVMKPRLLGTFIAILAVSITLTGYLFNLII
- a CDS encoding MTH895/ArsE family thioredoxin-like protein, whose translation is MKIQIYGTGCANCQMLEKNAREAVKELGIDAEFEKVKDMDEILEAGLTALPGLAVDGELKIMGRVASKEEIMKILS